GGTTGACAATAGTTTTAGGTCAAGTCTGGAATATGAGATGAAATCATGGTAAGGTAAATGTTCTTTTGGGCTTTCTTTGACCACTGAAAGCTGCCCAATTTTGGTGGAAAATTAAGGAGCCTGACAATGTGAACTCTTGCAATTCTAACAAATAATAACTTGTGTTAATATTTTGACTCAAATATTTGCATTTTCAGCTTAGTTATGAGTGTAATAAATATCAGCCAAAGACACCAGAAAGAATAAAATGTAGCCTCACAGTTTGAAGGTAATCCCTTTCCAGAAATGGTTTCAGATCATGCGTTTTTAAGTTTAAAGAAGTATGACAGAATTGTATTGACACTAGCCCATGCCATGTTCATGAGGCCCTAAGGATGGTGTCTTGTTCTTGGCATCTAGCATGTGGAACACTCTACTGACAATTTTGTTGCAAGACAATGATGATGACTTTGTGCTTTAGTACAAATTGAGTATTTTTGGTCTGTTTATTATATCTTTTGAATTGAAATCAAGGTCTGAAGTTAGCTAGACAACATGACCATTGCCATAGTGCACTAGAGTTCTCTATGGAATGGATCAAATAGAAGGCAGGAAAGTGCAGGTAATGTTTCTTGATATAGTTGAGCTATGACCAGTTTTAGAATAAGTGCAGCGGATTGAATAAAGCCAAGTGCAACATCTTTAAGTGGAATGCAGCTAATCATATATTAGATTTTTATGACTAGAGAAGACAAAGATGCTAAGATGACAGAGAGAATTGTTAATtccatacatatatatacaataacATTGGAGATTTGAAATTGACTTTCAGAAGAGCTAAATTGCTTATTTTCTATGTTGTATGGGCACTGAATTTTGCTATATTTTCTTAAACAACTATTTTACCATGTCAATTCTTTTATGATCCCCAAAAGCTCTATAATTTGTATGCATTAGCTTGAAATTCTTCTATTTTGTTTCTTCTGCACTGAAATTTTAGAATCTCCTAAGAATTTTATTCGTTGACAATCGATGCCTTGTCATAATAACTAGACGTTCAAATACTCGGGgtatttttagttattgttaAAGTTGTCATCGGAATTTATACTTTTTATTGTTGTTAAACATCTTGTTTGAAATGTTTGATCTTAGAATACGGGAATGAAATCAATTCTTGGAACTTACCTTTCCTGCGGGGAAATGCTTCCTTAGGCACTGTTTGAACTAATTGAAGAATCAGATTATAGGACTGGGTACTACAGAAGATCTGTATATGACTCGGTATAAGGACCGATCCCATTGACACTACCCAGAATGGGGAAGTCATCATGGGGATGGTTCTACTttatgattctagtttattaTGGAAAATTGAATATACGAAGCAGGTTAACAAATACTTGAACTTAATGCCCCATGTTTTTTGCATCAGTTCAAACAATGACAAGAATAATAGATGTCCTCTAAGTCCTTGGGCCATTACATGGAATTATCAAAGTTTTTTCTGCTTGTGCTTCTTTCAAAACAAGATTGTTTTGCACAACTGTAGTTTTCTTTTTAGCAGATCTATGAATATGTCAGCTCGGATATACCCAAAGACTGAAATCCTAAACATTAAATTGTTACCAAAACAAGAGTGAAACTCTATTCTGTTATTCACAGGAGTACCAGTTGATATACCTCCTCAATCTACCTTGTGCACTTTCCATGTGGAGAAGTAGGGCTAAGTAGTGTGCAGAAGGTCCAATGTTCTCTTTATGGAAGATGTGATTCCTTGAAGAAGCAGAAGGTCTACATAATGGAGACAAAGTTGGGTGCAGGCAAATATAAGGTCCCATTTAAGCAATTTGTGATTCTGGAAATCAGGAGGTTCATTGCAATCAGTGTTTTTATAGGTTAAGGATTATTTGAAAGTTGGTTGCTGATTGCTAGGATGTAAAATTTCCTCTTTTTATAACAAATGGTCATGCCAGCACATCCTAATCAAATGCTGGAATTGAATAGGCAGGTATCTATTGGTGAAAAAAACCTTGGATTGATTACCTTGGATGTACTTTGTTGGTTATGAATCTAGTGTCTGGAAACTTGAATAGATGAACCAGGTTAACAAATACTTGACTTTAATACTCCATGTTTCTTGCATCAGGTCAAACAGTGACAAGAATAATAGATGTCCTGCAACTCCTTGGGCCATTGAATGGAATTACCAAAGTTTTCTGCTTGTGCTGCTTTCAAGGGTAGATTGTTCTGCGCACCTGTAGCTTCCTTTTTAGGAGATCTATGAATTTACCAGCTTAGATATTTCCAAAGATTAAAATCCTAAACATTAAATGGATACCAAAACAAGAGTGAAACTCTATTCTGTTATTCACAGGAAAACCAGTTATGATATGCCTCCTCAATCTACCTTGTGCACTGTCCATGTGGAGAAATAAGGCTAAGTAGTGTGCAGAAGGTCTAAAGTTCTCTTTATGGAAGATGTGGTTCCACGAAGAAGCAGGTCTACATAATAGATACAGAGTTGGGTGCAGATGGATATAATGTCCCATTTAAGAAGTTTGTGATTCTGAAAATCTGGATGTCCGTATCTGTCACTGTTTTGAAAGGTTAAGGATTATTTGAAACTTGGTTGCTGATTGCTAGGACTTAAAATTCCTCATTTTAGGACAGATGGTCATGTCAGCACATCATAATCAAAATGCTGGAATTGAATAGGCAGGTATCTATTGGTGAAAAAAACCTTGCATGACCTTGGATGTTGAGAGCCTCAATTTGAAGCTTTACAagaactatttttttttttttaaatggtaGAAATGAGTTTTTCTTACCTTTTAGAATCTACAATGGATGTCTTCATTCATATATTTGTAGGCTTTCATGCAGAGTACATAGGAGGCTCATAGTTCTTTCAAGAGATACAACTTTAGTTTTTCAAGGATAGCAAGTGTGAAAACATTCATTTGTCACATAATAGTCCAACTGTATTCTGCTCACAATTTTGCAAGCCGGTTTGAAGGAGGAGTGGAATTTTATTTCTTCTGTAGAAGACAAAAATGGGTAGAATCTAAAAGCTAGATGGTAAAATCATTAGACATTGGCCAATTATGAACAATGCTAAATAACCACTGTATGTATCGTCCAAGAAACATTAAATTAAACGGTGAAATATGAATTAGAGAAGAGACACATTGTCATTCTGTCATGTCCATGACCATGTTAATATTTCGAAAATCTTAAACGTGTGATCAAATATTCTGTTGTGAATGTTGCATGACGAAGGAAGAAAGCAATAGAAATCTGATAAATTAGATTTGGTGATACACATTTACATAATCTCTACTGGATACTGCTGATACGTTACTTTCAAGAAGTATAAAAAGTCATGGCAATATTGTTTGTTGGTTGATATGTGCAGCTTTCAGCTGGTAAAAATATTTGGATAATTGATGATTTAAGATAACAAAATCATTTAGATGGCTGATGATTTGCTCCAAAGTGTGTATTAAAATGTTGGTTGGGTGACTACTGCCAACTTAGAACTTCTGACATCCTACATCAGGCTTTTATGattttaaggaaaacaaatatgtTTGGCATGTTTCATTTCGGTGGCTTTTCTTTCTTGGAGAATAGGACTCCAAAAATTgtacctttttctttgattatcTGGCGCAAGACTAGCCCCTAAACCTCATAATTTAATTGGAAAATCATCTCCTAGTAAATCTGTAATGACTTTTGAGCAAGTGATGGGGTTTTAAGGCACTGTAAAAACTATTTCTTTCTCCCATAACTTGATGAAGAATAGATTATTGTCGAACACTTTTATATGTGCCCTTGCTTGATGAAAATAAACTCGCACCAGATTTCCTTATTTTGGTAATTCTCAAAGACGGTTTTTCTTTATGAGAAAAAACCCAATTATCTGCAGCATTGTTTTGCTTCACGTACCGTGCTAGTCTGTGGAGCACTAGCGCATCAATAAGTTACTGTTTCCACTATACCCTTAGAAGATCCTGCGAATATCTCTTTACCTTTTAGATCATATTAGCAGTCCAGTACAATCACAAACCCCTTAGACAAGCACCAGTGTTCAATGTCTTCATGTCTCTTTACCATTTAGAGTTGTGCTTGCTTGCACAGTTATACCCCTTGGACAAGTATTGCTGCTTCAAGTAAGAAAGCTGGGAAGAAACAGAGAAGATAAGTAAATGGATCAATATTTCTTTATTGGTTTAATGTAGGTTTGAGGCATTGTGAGCTGTGTGCTTGCTAACTTTTTGGACTTCATTAGAAAATTATATGCATTCTTTATGGAATAGTTTACTCCCTTTAGAAAATATCTCTGGTTTATGAGAGTGTTTTTGAACAATGTTAACGTGTTCAATGAGCTTTTGCTTCTATTGGTTAATGACCCGAATTTGAGCTGTTATAAGTTTCTGTCAAGAAGCATTTAGCTAGTCATGAAATATATTGCCCTTAATAGGTAGATCTGGCATTATTTACTTAAGCTCCTGACATCTATATAATAGAGGGGCAGTATGTTCTTCACAGCACTACTCTGCCCCTTAACAGAGGAGTTTTCTTTGTGGCCTTTCAGGTACGTGTTTACTGTTTCTTCCATTTCATGGTAAGCAAATACTGATTTTTTCCAGAAGTTGTATCCATGCCCATGGGATTATGTCGCGTGACTAAACTTAAAATGCTTATGGTAGAATGTTTACACAAATAACTCGTAATTCCTGATGTTCAACATGTATGTTATTCTCAAACTGTTATCATCAAACTGTCTGCATGACCTCTAGATTTTTTGACTCTACATGGTCTAACACTATTAGTTCTATAAATCAACTAAAAGGCTTAAGGTCAActcctttttattcttttttttttggctccaTTTAATGCTAGTGAAAGGCactctttccttttttcccttaATTTTTCCTAACTAAACTTCTGTCCCACTGAATTCCATTCCCCAAATTTTCTCCTCTCTTGGAGTTTGTATTACTTCCTCAAAGAAAAAGCTGAATTTTCTTCAATGGCTAGTTCTCTCATATGATTGCATGGGAAAGCCTTGGTATGTAAGGTACATGACTTCAGTTCTGCTTGTCTTTAATGGATGACCAAAGTTGTCATGCTATTAGGTCTTACCTGCATATATAGTCTGATGATGTCTCTTTAATTGATAGATGGGTGTGTTATCTGGTTGTATCTTTTAGTCATAAAGTTTGAGCCCGTTGCATCTGTTGCTAAGAGTGCTGAGAAATTATCGAACTTTGCTCAGGAGCAGTTAATTTGTCCTAGGCAAATTGGTcggtctattttttttttgagtttcttACCCGCCAATTGCTTGATTTGTACATGGCCTTGAATATATATCACAACTATACTGTATTTATCAGGTGTTTTTTAGTTTTACGAAGTtacattcattttaattgttgCAAACCTCTTTCTTCGCTAtggtttctttcttcttttttatacATTTTAACCATATTTTTTGTCAAGATGAACCACCTGAAACTTGAAAGCTTTACAGGCATGAAAAATATTTAACACAGTACCGAGCAGTTTTTGTGATCAATTGTAAGATTAAGAGCTATCAAGTTTCACAACATGGAAGTAAACGGAAAAGGGGCCGAAGACACGGGACTTCTTCCGAGACTGAAGCTGATTCTGTTGCTGGTGAAGCAGTTAAGCCTGTCTGCTGCTCGGTTTGTTCAACAGATGTAGGAGTCATCGATGAGGAAGAGGTGTATCACTTTTTTAATGTTCTTCCAAGTGAGTCTTGATGTGTCTTACTGCTTGAATGACGGTACAAGCTTCCAACTTTGGCAAAAGAAGATTATAGCTGGTTATCATTGACTTTATAGCTTGCTCTAATTATAGCTGTCTTCTCCAAGCTAGAAGATTTGCCATGGCTGAGAGTATGATGTATATTTCTGTCTGAAAATATGGCCGGATTATATGGTGCACATCTTTGATTCTACTGGAGCAGAGACAAAAGAAGACGATTAAAGAACTCTTGGAAAACGAATAAGAATCAAGTATAAGATGACATTTTAGGATTATATATCGAATCAGAGGTGTCAGCTTGATATCTGCAGCTGGAGTATGTTTTCATGTTCGATTGATGCATTGGTTTGACTTATAATTAAAAAGAGTAAATTTGGTACGACTTATAATtaaaagagtaaattttatacaCACTGGCAGTATATATTACTACTATTGGATTCATGACATACATGTAAAAGTTTTAGGATAACTAGAATTCTtgaaaaacaaataagaatCAAGTATAAGATGATGTTTTAGAGGTGCCAGTTTGATATCTATAGCTAGAGTATGTTTTCATGTTCGATTGATGCATTGGTACGACTTATAATTCAAAGGAGTAAATGTAGTACGACTTATAATTaaaaagagtaaattttatacaTACTAGTTGTATATACGTTATTATTATTGAATTTATGACATATgtttaaaagttgaattttaaatttaaattttacgtAGTTGTCATTCATTTAATATTTAATAGTATAGACACTCTcgatgtaggaaagattaaaaTGCCTCTTTATAATTTGAGAGACATTCTACTGGCTCTCTTAGGTATTGTAGATTAAGTTAAATAACCATTGGATGGTGAAATAAGCATCTTTGACCCTTAAACTGTCACAATTTTAACCATTTAAAATAGATCACCATCATCATTGAGGGACAAAAATTGAGGGTATGGTTCCTAAAGGGACATCTAATTTTCCTATACTTGATTATAATTCTATTAGTAAGGCCTTTTATATTTGAATGTTGGTCTTTTGGCATATGCATGCTAATGATTCCAGCTTTGTGATTACAACTTTGTTTTGGAAAGTCAATGAATCTTAAAGAATCTGCAAGAATATGCTTTACATCAATGCTAAACACAAGGCAAATACTACAATAAAACGTAGCAACATAGTGAAGGTTCATCGGAATCAATGATTATAAGGTTTATCAGAATTAGCAAGATTACAAGGTTCTCATAATCGAAAGCATGATCTTTTGTACTCTTCAATTACATATGCAACTAATTACTATAGCATCGTTTTGATATGTTACGATTAGATGTGCCTGATATATTATGATTAGATATGGCAATTGAACTCAAATTCCAATGAGTTATCCATGCCTAGATGTGCCTGATATATTATGATTAGATATGGCAATTGATCTCAAATTTCAATGAGTTATCCATGCCTAAATGAATTTTGTGCGGGATGGACTAAGATAATTGAGCTTGGGCCTTAGCTGGTATGAATTCCGTACAAAAACCCAAATGAAAATGGGAATACTTGGGTATGATTTGGGATCCATTGGGAATCATACATATAATTAACAAGATTCATATTAATTGAATTTCTCATTAAGACTTACAAATGGTAAATTGATGCTATTCATTCACATGTTATGATtgcctctttttttctttttctttttttttttggtgatggctgcattttttttctctagatcatttatttatttgtttatccTCACTATAAAAATACCCCCTTCTCCACCTCCTAacttaaaatatatatacacacacataaacCAGGAGCTAGGATCAACtcatttccttttgttttgtaggtGAAATctttatatgtatatttttttgATCAATGAGAACGattctaaaatttggaacttgAAAGAATTGGAGTTAGTTACTATATCCCAAACAACCTCGGAATTTCGTAGTAGTATAGGAACAATGACGTTGGTGCACTCCACTTTTTAAATAATTGGCACTTTTATTATGACTGGGCCTTACAATGTTAAATTGATGCTATTTGTTCCACGTTATTAATTTCTTGTCTAAAAAATTGATATCCTgttacactttttttttatattttttgataGAAAAGTGCTAAAATATTATTAATCTGAGATAATATCCGCAGCAAGTGCGGTAACAATAAAATCTGGGGGGAAGTCCCTCTATATACAACAATTAGAAATAGAACAAGCATATTTAGCAAAATAATGTGCTGCGTTGTTCAACTTTCTAGGCATCCATGATGCTTCCCAGGTTGCAAAGCTTTGTATATCTATGAGAATATCATCTACAAGTATTCCACAAGCTGATGCATCCGTCTCTGTAGTTTGAATCGTTTTAATAACTTCAGACAATCACTTTCAAGAATAATCATGCGTTAATGTAGATccaacaacaacttgactgcgGCCTTTGCAGCATAAGATTCAATGACCTTTGGAGCAAAAATTCCTGAAATTTGTTTGGTTAATCCTGCCACGAAATTATCCTCAGCATCTCTAATAACAACTCCAATACCTGACATGTCACCACCAGCATAGACAGCCCATCAAAGTTAGCTTTGACATAACCTGTGGGAGGTCTCTTCCATTGGGACAAACCAGATTGTTGAATTGCAGTTGTATGCTCAGTAGTCATTGGATTCCTGTTTGCTTCCTGGAATTGATTCAAAAAACATAACGAGAAGGATACTAGACTGAGTGGGTCCTTATAAGATCCATTAAATATAGCCCCGTTGCGATTATTCCATAGGTTCCATAGTATAACAGCAACTAATTCCATTTATTCCTTCTTCAACTTTATCAGGAGATTTGACAATCAAGATACCACATTATGAGCTGAATTTAACATGATTTTACTAGATAAAAAACTCAACGCCCATGATTGGATAGCCACTGGACACATTAAAAAAAGATGATTCATATCATCAGTTGGAGATTGACACAGGGCACAAGAGGGATCTAGTAAAACTTTTTGATAGTTGAGTTTGGCATTCGTAGGCAGAATA
This portion of the Coffea eugenioides isolate CCC68of chromosome 11, Ceug_1.0, whole genome shotgun sequence genome encodes:
- the LOC113754450 gene encoding E2F-associated phosphoprotein, whose amino-acid sequence is MNGGQEKPKEDREGSPTESQQTVSDDDEIDYSIKPEFYDPNLDDKDELWVQKKRKGHNSDAVLSCPACFTTLCLDCQRHEKYLTQYRAVFVINCKIKSYQVSQHGSKRKRGRRHGTSSETEADSVAGEAVKPVCCSVCSTDVGVIDEEEVYHFFNVLPSES